One region of Solanum pennellii chromosome 6, SPENNV200 genomic DNA includes:
- the LOC114077538 gene encoding NAC domain containing protein 52-like produces the protein MEFEEEGYRFHPTDSELLTYLLRFITENNLCDNGFITECDVYNQQPWITYGYGRHCGGEDDGDTNNFRYFISPRHKKSDNRFSRHVANGLGTWKQRDKGKWIRSKQSKPLNMGLKKSLDYDTNMCCPHDGKWLMKEYVFCEAILKKFKNSNYKDYCICAIKTKNSSNPSPSSNASTTDVNEHKLDTEVISGINSVEPRMDQAITPVNIVEPVLRIQESLSDEEKINALLIEYNIDPELTQMRNEDYGMINHPINVVENPAMEAEVQGNGVSEFENTIPENNLPAHQQQGFIVDVNEDCNAYSEFQTNNSSFVGLLTGYGDYAIRNNWELNTFSPIQEPMIPDFANVKSNITMPDKYGTLAEYMDAGVLMNPENAFDFSKQSIVESNQVQITQEAAAGEANRLLGQTAPFFQIQEFVMPEMFDMGYTLLETQQEPKPQEECKTLCETEKSSFLDDLTEALLDDVPLNDRLNINRESKIILLLDQQSWQSNAHLQDMLL, from the coding sequence atggagtttgaagaagaagggTATCGATTTCATCCCACAGATTCAGAGTTACTCACATACCTTCTTAGGTTTATCactgaaaataatttatgtgacaACGGTTTTATTACGGAGTGTGATGTCTATAACCAACAACCATGGATAACTTATGGTTATGGGCGCCATTGCGGAGGAGAAGACGATGGGGATACTAATAATTTTCGTTACTTTATTTCCCCGAGGCATAAGAAGAGTGATAACAGATTTTCCAGACATGTGGCTAACGGTCTTGGGACTTGGAAACAACGAGATAAGGGGAAATGGATTAGGAGTAAACAGAGCAAGCCTTTGAATATGGGACTCAAGAAGAGTCTCGATTATGATACTAACATGTGTTGTCCCCATGATGGAAAGTGGCTCATGAAGGAGTACGTTTTTTGCGAAGCTATTCTGAAAAAGTTCAAAAACTCTAATTATAAAGATTATTGTATTTGTGCTATAAAAACGAAAAATTCGTCTAATCCTTCTCCAAGTAGTAATGCGAGTACAACTGATGTGAATGAACACAAGTTGGATACAGAGGTGATTTCAGGAATAAATTCTGTTGAGCCGCGGATGGATCAGGCAATCACTCCTGTCAATATTGTTGAACCAGTGTTGCGAATTCAAGAGTCTTTATCAGATGAAGAGAAGATCAATGCTCTATTAATAGAATATAATATTGATCCTGAATTAACGCAAATGAGGAATGAGGACTATGGGATGATCAATCATCCTATCAATGTCGTTGAAAATCCAGCGATGGAAGCTGAGGTGCAAGGAAATGGTGTTTCGGAATTTGAGAACACAATACCAGAAAATAATCTGCCAGCACACCAGCAGCAAGGTTTTATTGTTGATGTTAATGAGGATTGTAACGCATATTCGGAATTTCAAACCAATAATTCAAGCTTTGTTGGACTACTAACTGGTTATGGGGACTACGCTATCAGGAACAACTGGGAGCTAAATACTTTTTCTCCTATTCAAGAACCTATGATTCCCGACTTTGCGAATGTGAAGTCAAATATAACTATGCCTGATAAATATGGTACTTTGGCTGAATATATGGATGCCGGTGTATTGATGAATCCGGAGAAtgcttttgatttttctaaacAATCAATAGTAGAATCTAATCAGGTGCAGATCACTCAAGAGGCTGCTGCTGGTGAAGCGAATCGTCTATTGGGGCAAACTGCacctttttttcaaattcaagaatttgTGATGCCAGAAATGTTTGATATGGGTTACACATTGTTGGAGACACAACAAGAACCAAAACCACAAGAAGAATGTAAGACACTTTGTGAAACAGAAAAATCGAGCTTTCTTGATGACCTTACAGAAGCCTTGTTAGATGATGTGCCTCTGAATGATAGATTGAATATAAATAGGGAGAGTaagataatattattgttgGATCAACAATCTTGGCAGTCTAACGCGCATTTACAAGATATGCTGCTCTGA
- the LOC107022948 gene encoding wound-induced basic protein-like, with translation MIYEVNSPLFRSFLSQKGGASEKRKTTEEQKPKEQRPKASDNKPVMNE, from the exons ATGATTTACGAGGTGAATTCGCCGCTTTTCCGATCGTTCCTGAGCCAGAAGGGAGGCGCATCTGAGAAGAG GAAAACAACAGAAGAGCAGAAGCCCAAGGAACAGAGGCCAAAAGCAAGTGACAACAAGCCTGTTATGAATGAATGA
- the LOC107023145 gene encoding chlorophyll a-b binding protein CP26, chloroplastic, translating into MAAATSLYVSEMLGSPVKFSGVARPAAPSPSSSATFKTVALFKKKAAAAPAKAKAAAVSPADDELAKWYGPDRRIFLPEGLLDRSEIPEYLNGEVPGDYGYDPFGLSKKPEDFAKYQAYELIHARWAMLGAAGFIIPEAFNKFGANCGPEAVWFKTGALLLDGNTLNYFGKNIPINLILAVVAEVVLVGGAEYYRIINGLDLEDKLHPGGPFDPLGLAKDPDQAAILKVKEIKNGRLAMFSMLGFFIQAYVTGQGPVENLAAHLSDPFGNNLLTVIGGASERVPTL; encoded by the exons ATGGCTGCAGCTACCTCTCTATACGTCTCCGAGATGCTCGGAAGTCCGGTCAAGTTTAGCGGTGTTGCAAGGCCTGCTGCTCCATCCCCATCCTCCTCTGCTACCTTCAAAACTGTTGCCCTTTTCAAAAAGAAGGCTGCTGCAGCTCCTGCCAAAGCTAAGGCTGCCGCTGTCTCCCCTGCTGACGATGAGCTTGCCAAGTGGTACG GACCTGACAGAAGAATTTTCCTGCCCGAGGGTCTATTGGACAGATCAGAAATCCCCGAGTACTTGAACGGAGAAGTTCCCGGAGA CTACGGTTACGATCCTTTTGGTTTGAGCAAGAAGCCAGAAGACTTCGCCAA ATATCAGGCATATGAGCTGATCCACGCCAGATGGGCTATGCTCGGTGCTGCTGGGTTTATTATCCCAGAAGCCTTCAACAAATTTGGTGCCAACTGTGGTCCTGAAGCTGTTTGGTTCaag ACTGGAGCTTTACTTCTAGACGGAAACACATTGAATTACTTCGGAAAGAACATTCCCATCAACCTTATTCTTGCTGTCGTCGCAGAGGTTGTTCTTGTTGGTGGTGCTGAGTACTACAGAATTATTAATGGCTTG GATTTGGAGGACAAGCTACACCCAGGTGGTCCATTTGACCCACTAGGCCTAGCAAAGGACCCAGACCAGGCAGCAATCTTGAAGGTAAAAGAAATCAAGAATGGAAGACTAGCCATGTTTTCTATGCTTGGTTTCTTCATCCAAGCCTATGTGACAGGACAGGGTCCTGTTGAGAATTTGGCTGCCCATTTGAGTGACCCCTTTGGCAACAACTTGCTCACCGTCATCGGCGGTGCTTCTGAAAGAGTCCCAACCctgtaa
- the LOC107022983 gene encoding wound-induced basic protein-like, protein MIYEVNSPLFRSFLSQKGGTSGKRKTTEEQKPKEHRPKASDNKPVMNE, encoded by the exons ATGATTTACGAGGTGAATTCGCCGCTTTTCCGATCGTTCCTGAGCCAGAAGGGAGGCACATCTGGCAAAAG GAAAACAACAGAAGAGCAGAAGCCCAAGGAACACAGGCCAAAAGCAAGTGACAACAAACCTGTTATGAATGAATGA